The following are encoded together in the Monodelphis domestica isolate mMonDom1 chromosome 5, mMonDom1.pri, whole genome shotgun sequence genome:
- the GPR85 gene encoding probable G-protein coupled receptor 85, with amino-acid sequence MANYSHAADNILQNLSPLTAFLKLTSLGFIIGVSVVGNLLISILLVKDKTLHRAPYYFLLDLCCSDILRSAICFPFVFTSVKNGSTWTYGTLTCKVIAFLGVLSCFHTAFMLFCISVTRYLAIAHHRFYTKRLTFWTCLAVICMVWTLSVAMAFPPVLDVGTYSFIREEDQCTFQHRSFRANDSLGFMLLLALILLATQLVYLKLIFFVHDRRKMKPVQFVAAVSQNWTFHGPGASGQAAANWLAGFGRGPTPPTLLGIRQNANTTGRRRLLVLDEFKMEKRISRMFYIMTFLFLALWGPYLVACYWRVFARGPVVPGGFLTAAVWMSFAQAGINPFVCIFSNRELRRCFSTTLLYCRKSRLPREPYCVI; translated from the coding sequence atggCGAACTATAGCCATGCAGCTGACAACATTTTGCAAAATCTCTCTCCTTTAACCGCCTTTCTGAAACTGACTTCCCTGGGTTTCATAATAGGAGTCAGCGTGGTGGGTAACCTTCTGATCTCCATTTTGCTAGTCAAAGATAAGACCTTGCATAGAGCTCCTTACTACTTCCTGTTGGATCTTTGCTGCTCAGATATTCTCAGATCTGCCATTTGTTTCCCATTTGTATTCACCTCTGTTAAAAATGGCTCTACCTGGACCTATGGGACTCTGACTTGCAAAGTGATCGCCTTCCTGGGGGTTTTGTCCTGCTTCCACACTGCTTTCATGCTGTTCTGCATCAGCGTCACCAGGTACCTAGCGATAGCTCACCACCGCTTCTATACAAAAAGGCTGACCTTTTGGACTTGTCTGGCTGTCATCTGTATGGTGTGGACCCTCTCCGTAGCGATGGCTTTCCCCCCAGTTCTAGATGTGGGCACCTATTCATTCATTAGGGAGGAGGACCAATGCACCTTTCAACACCGTTCCTTCAGGGCCAATGATTCCTTGGGATTTATGCTGCTCCTTGCCCTCATACTCCTAGCCACACAGCTTGTCTACCTCAAGCTGATATTTTTTGTCCACGATCGAAGGAAAATGAAGCCAGTCCAGTTTGTAGCAGCGGTCAGCCAGAACTGGACTTTTCATGGCCCAGGAGCCAGCGGTCAAGCGGCCGCTAATTGGCTGGCGGGATTTGGAAGGGGCCCCACACCACCCACCCTGTTGGGCATTAGGCAGAATGCAAATACCACAGGCCGAAGAAGGCTGCTGGTCTTAGACGAGttcaaaatggaaaagagaatcaGCAGAATGTTCTACATCATGACTTTCCTCTTCCTCGCCTTGTGGGGCCCCTACCTGGTGGCCTGTTATTGGAGAGTTTTTGCAAGAGGGCCTGTAGTTCCAGGGGGATTTCTAACAGCCGCTGTCTGGATGAGTTTTGCCCAAGCAGGAATCAATCCTTTTGTCTGCATTTTCTCCAACAGGGAGCTGAGGCGCTGTTTCAGCACAACCCTTCTTTACTGCAGAAAATCCAGGTTACCAAGGGAACCTTACTGTGTTATATGA